The genome window CCACTTGGATGGCATCAGACCCAACCAAATGTTATAGTGTTCGTTACACAGACAAACGGAGGTGATTCTGCCTGTTATGGAACGTTTTGATTCCCGACTACACATGAGTTGGAAGCCAAATCCTTCTCTCGACCTGCCTTTATATCGCCAGATTGAAGCCTATATCCGCCACAAAATCACAACAGGTGAATGGTCGGCAGGCTACCGTCTTCCCTCACAGCGACTATGGGCTGAGTCCATGGGGGTAAACCGCAGTACATTGGTCACTGCCCTTGATAATCTGGCTGCCGCGGGTCTGCTTGAAGGCAGACATGGCGGGGGAACCTATATCTCCGGCTCCGGTTGGCATGGCATGGCTCACAGAGCGATGCCCAACTGGAATGAAGCCATTGAGGAGGGTTGGTACTATCCCAATCTGCCTGAGATCCAGCAGATTAATCAGGCAGAATTTCGGCCTGGCATCATACGTCTTGGTACAGGGGAGCTTGCCCCGGAGTTGATGCCTCAGGATGCTTTTAACGACATCCTGTATGACCTGTCCCAACGTTCTCGCACACTGAACTACCTGGAACCTCAGGGAAGTCTGGAGCTTCGTGAGGCTTTATCCGTTCATTTGCAGACAGCTGGCATTCAAGCCTCTCCAGATTCCATACTGATTGTATCCGGGTCTCTTCAGGCACTGCACTTGATCTCGGTTGGACTGCTCCCTCGCGGATCAGCGGTTCTGCTGGAAAAACCGTCGTACCTTTATTCCATTCACGCCTTTCAATCGGCAGGATTGAAAATGAGCGGAATTCCGATGGATGACGATGGATTGCACATTGCACGTCTGGAGGACGCAGCGCAGCATGTAAAAGATCAAGACCACATCTCGCTTCTCTATACGATCCCGAGCTTTCACAATCCCACTGGCTCTGTGATGAGTGATCAGCGCCGGGAAGAACTGATGACCACCGCTCAAACAATGGGCATCTCCATACTGGAGGATGCCGCCTATAGTGATCTGTGGCTGGATCAACCTCCTCCGTCATCGCTAAAAGCGCGTGACCAGGAAGGACGGGTGCTGCATATGGGCACCCTGTCGAAGGCAGTCAGTCCCGGCTTACGCCTCGGATGGCTGGTTGGGCCAGAGCCGGTCATACGCCGGCTCGCAGACATCAAGATGCAGACCGATTATGGTACCAGCTCACTCGCGCAAGAAGCCGCTGCCTTGTGGTTCGCAGAAGGACATCATGCAGAACATATGGAACGCCTTCGCCCTGAGTTACGCAGACGCAGAGACTTCATGCTGGATCTGTTGCAACGTCACTTTCATGGAATTGCGGAATGGAAAATACCTGCTGGCGGCTTTTATATCTGGCTGCAATTCACTGTGTCCCCTCTCTCTATCCGCCAATTGTTCCATACCTGTCTGGAGCAGGATGTGCTTATCCACCCGGGCTACCTATATGACCGGCTGGATGCGAGTCACATTCGGCTGTCTTACGCTTATGCTTCCCCTGATGAGATGGAGCGCGGGTTACAATGCCTTGCAGAAGCTGTACACAGGCTCATGGATTCTGGCTCATGACTTCCATTGCTGGGTTCTGATTTCACAACAAAAAAACCTTGACCGAAAAGGACAATGTCCTTCAGATCAAGGCTTTTTGCGTTAGTTTTGTACATTTGGACGAATACCAAAAGCGCTCCGGGATTTCATCGTTTCATCCTGCTATTCGCTATCCTTTTACAGCACCCTCTGCAATCCCCTCCATGATGAACTTCTGGAAGAAAGCATAGATCAGGATAACCGGGATCGCAGTCAGAACCAAGGATGACAGAATCAAAGGCCATTCCTTGTTATATTCGCCAAACAACATGTTCGTGGACAGAATCAGCGTATATCGATTCACATCGGTTAACATGATCAGTGGCAACAAGAAGTCATTCCAGATCCACAGGAAGTCCAGAATCGCGATGGTGACTGTGATTGGAAGCAAGAGCGGGAAGATAATCTGGAAGAACGTCTGGAACTCGTTACATCCATCAATCTGAGCCGATTCCTCCAATTCACGCGGAATGGACTTGACAAACCCGTGATAGAGGAAGATGGCCATGTTCACACCAAGCCCGATATAGATTAAGGCCAATCCGTACGTGCTTCCCTGTACACCCATGCCTTTGGCTACCCGTGTCAGCGGAATCATGATCGAATGGAACGGCACTAGCATGGATGCCACAAACAGGAAGAAGATCAGATTGCTCAGTCGACCAGAGGTACGTGACAGCTTGTATCCAGCCAATGAGGCACAGAAGACGATACCACCAATCCCCAGAAAGGATACAATCGCCGAGTTCATCGAACTGCCCAACAGATTGATTTTGTTAAATGCGTCCGAATAATTCTCCCAGTGCAGCGTGGTCGGCAGTGCGATAAAGGATTGGAACATCTCTCCTTGTGTTTTAAAAGAGTTCACTACCGCCATGTAGATCGGCAGCATGGCCACGAGAGAACCCAGAATCAGCAGTAGTCGAATCAGATAACTGTTCAGTCGTTGCATCCTCATGCTTCCACCTCTTTCTTCTTCATGACGGTGATCTGGATGAGTGTGAAGATGAGAACGATGATGAACAGCACAACCGATTTGGCACTCGCATAACCGTATCTGAAGTTGTTGGAGAACGCTTCTTCATAGATATTCATCGTGATAACCTGTGTAGCACGGCCCGGTCCACCACCAGTCAGTCCATACACCACTTCAAACACTTTAAATGCTCCATTCAGCGTCAGGAAGAAACAGATGGTCACAGCATGAGTAATCATTGGAAGCACCACATTGCGCAGCACTTGGAACGCGTTGGCGCCATCAATGACAGCCGCTTCCTTGAGACTTTTTGGCACACCTTGGAGAGCGGCCAGATAGATGATCATCATATACCCCACACCGTTCCAGAGCGATACGATCAGAATGGAGTAAAATGAAAACTTCGGATCTCCCAGCCATTGTTGGTCCAAGAATGAAATGGCCAGTTTCTGTGCGAGCTGTGGCAGCACCTGAGAGAAGATGAATGTCCACATGAAGGCACTAATGATTGTACTGATCATGTTAGGCATGAAGAACAAGGTCCGGAATAGCCCTTTGCTGCGCGTCCGTGATTCGATCAACACGGCGAGCAGCAAGGCAATTCCATTTTGCAGAATGAGCATAAATATTACATATTTCATCGTGAACCACAGGGAGTTCAGAAAGTCCGGATCTTCTTTGAACAATTCCACGAAGTTGCCCAGACCGATAAAGCTGTAATCCCGATTAAGTCCGTTCCAATCCGTCAGACTATAGAACATGCCACTAAACGTAGGGTACAGCAGGAAAATCGCATAGATGACAAAGGCAGGCGCAGTGAACGCGAGCAATGACAGATACTTCTTGAACACATTCGTAGCCATAGGTTCTCCCCCTTTTCACTCGAAGCGGATAATCGATTGTAAACGGGGGAACGAAGAACGTTCTGCCAGCCGTTTCATCTGCTTGGGCCTCGCAGCTCCTTACTTGTTGACTTTGTTGTAGGATTTCCACGCTTTGTCGAGCGCATCGATAACCTGCTGTTGATTTAATTGCCCGGAGTAGTAGCCTTGTAGCGCTTTGCCTGATTCATCTTTAACTGCTTGAGGGATAGAAGGGTCCTGATAGGCTTTGCCTTCGTTCACATATTTCAGGGCATCGTCTACCCATGGGAAGCTCTTGAAGTCATGGATCTTGGCAACCGGATTGAATTTGAGTGCTTCATAGAAGGCACTTGAATCCTTGTCATCGAGAATGTAGTTCACGAAATCGAGTGCCACTTCTTTATTCTTGCTGGATGACGATACTGCCAGTGAAGTGGACGTACTCAGATTGATTTTAGTATCATCCGGGTTATCATTGATCGGCATCGGTGCCACACCAAAGTTCAGGTCCGGGTTAGATTTCAGAATCGTCTCGGCAAACCATGGTCCCTGAATCCACATCGCTGCGCTTCCTGAAGCGAAGGCTGCTGAACCATCATCTCCGCCGACTTCCAGCGCTTTCTCTGTACCATTCGCATTGACCAGATCGAAGACATCGAACAACGCTTTCATATCCGAGAAGGAGCCTTGATCCTGATTCATCTTGTCGATGAAGTCTTTGTGCTCCGACTGTGTTAAAGCCCCCACAGTGAGCGGCAGGAATAATTGCGGAATCCAGGATTCTTTGTAGGACAGTTCAAACGGTGTGATGTTGGCTGCTTTCAGTTTCTCCACGACCGCCTTCATTTCTGTTAACGTTGTTGGTACTTCCAGCCCTTGCTCTTCGAAGATATCCTTGTTGTACAGATAGCCCCATGATAACGTTTCCAATGGAACAGCTACGACTTTGCCCTCCGCATTGGTTACGGAAGGTTTCACCGAATCCAGTAATTTGTCGACAAAAGGTTGATCCGACAGATCTTCCAGATAACCAGCTTTGCTGAACGGTGGAATCTCATTGACTGCATGCAGGGCGAACACATCCGGTGCATCATTGGAGGCGAGACGTGTCTTCAGAATCTGAGGTGCATTGTCTGCTGGCGGCATCTCCAGTTGTACGTTCACCTCAATGTTTTTCTCTGCTTTCTCCTTGGCTTTGAACTGTTCTATATATTTATCGTAGTGTTCTTTCAGCCGAGGTTGTGCAACGAATACTTTGAGGGACACCGTGCTGCCTGATGCCGATTCTTCCTGCCCATTGTCCGTTCCTGCATTGGAACCGCAACCTGCGAGCAGAACACTGACCAGTACCGCACTTGCTACGCTTTTCCATACTTTCATCTCTTATGACCTCCCGGTGTGTGACTGGTTTGTCTTTCATAGGCTCATTATATATCAGAAAATGAAAG of Paenibacillus sp. FSL R5-0517 contains these proteins:
- a CDS encoding PLP-dependent aminotransferase family protein; its protein translation is MERFDSRLHMSWKPNPSLDLPLYRQIEAYIRHKITTGEWSAGYRLPSQRLWAESMGVNRSTLVTALDNLAAAGLLEGRHGGGTYISGSGWHGMAHRAMPNWNEAIEEGWYYPNLPEIQQINQAEFRPGIIRLGTGELAPELMPQDAFNDILYDLSQRSRTLNYLEPQGSLELREALSVHLQTAGIQASPDSILIVSGSLQALHLISVGLLPRGSAVLLEKPSYLYSIHAFQSAGLKMSGIPMDDDGLHIARLEDAAQHVKDQDHISLLYTIPSFHNPTGSVMSDQRREELMTTAQTMGISILEDAAYSDLWLDQPPPSSLKARDQEGRVLHMGTLSKAVSPGLRLGWLVGPEPVIRRLADIKMQTDYGTSSLAQEAAALWFAEGHHAEHMERLRPELRRRRDFMLDLLQRHFHGIAEWKIPAGGFYIWLQFTVSPLSIRQLFHTCLEQDVLIHPGYLYDRLDASHIRLSYAYASPDEMERGLQCLAEAVHRLMDSGS
- a CDS encoding carbohydrate ABC transporter permease, producing MRMQRLNSYLIRLLLILGSLVAMLPIYMAVVNSFKTQGEMFQSFIALPTTLHWENYSDAFNKINLLGSSMNSAIVSFLGIGGIVFCASLAGYKLSRTSGRLSNLIFFLFVASMLVPFHSIMIPLTRVAKGMGVQGSTYGLALIYIGLGVNMAIFLYHGFVKSIPRELEESAQIDGCNEFQTFFQIIFPLLLPITVTIAILDFLWIWNDFLLPLIMLTDVNRYTLILSTNMLFGEYNKEWPLILSSLVLTAIPVILIYAFFQKFIMEGIAEGAVKG
- a CDS encoding sugar ABC transporter permease, producing the protein MATNVFKKYLSLLAFTAPAFVIYAIFLLYPTFSGMFYSLTDWNGLNRDYSFIGLGNFVELFKEDPDFLNSLWFTMKYVIFMLILQNGIALLLAVLIESRTRSKGLFRTLFFMPNMISTIISAFMWTFIFSQVLPQLAQKLAISFLDQQWLGDPKFSFYSILIVSLWNGVGYMMIIYLAALQGVPKSLKEAAVIDGANAFQVLRNVVLPMITHAVTICFFLTLNGAFKVFEVVYGLTGGGPGRATQVITMNIYEEAFSNNFRYGYASAKSVVLFIIVLIFTLIQITVMKKKEVEA
- a CDS encoding extracellular solute-binding protein, with protein sequence MKVWKSVASAVLVSVLLAGCGSNAGTDNGQEESASGSTVSLKVFVAQPRLKEHYDKYIEQFKAKEKAEKNIEVNVQLEMPPADNAPQILKTRLASNDAPDVFALHAVNEIPPFSKAGYLEDLSDQPFVDKLLDSVKPSVTNAEGKVVAVPLETLSWGYLYNKDIFEEQGLEVPTTLTEMKAVVEKLKAANITPFELSYKESWIPQLFLPLTVGALTQSEHKDFIDKMNQDQGSFSDMKALFDVFDLVNANGTEKALEVGGDDGSAAFASGSAAMWIQGPWFAETILKSNPDLNFGVAPMPINDNPDDTKINLSTSTSLAVSSSSKNKEVALDFVNYILDDKDSSAFYEALKFNPVAKIHDFKSFPWVDDALKYVNEGKAYQDPSIPQAVKDESGKALQGYYSGQLNQQQVIDALDKAWKSYNKVNK